One window of the Bradyrhizobium sp. NP1 genome contains the following:
- a CDS encoding alpha/beta hydrolase: protein MTLVSIPSNPVPDDVVTGTIKTPDGAELRFARWAPPAGRKGTVCVFTGRAEQIEKYFETVRDLRDRGFAVAMIDWRGQGHSSRRLRDPRKGYVRDFSDYETDVETFVQQVVLPDCPPPFFALAHSMGGAVMLRVAHAGKRWFDRMVLSAPMIDLPGRRTSFPVRTLLRVMRLVGQGGRYVPGGNDQIVGVESFVNNPLTSDPVRYARNAAILEEDPTLGIAAPTVAWADTAFRAMHGFRAMDYPSQIRQPILMLAASNDSIVSTAAIEEFAYHLRAGSHLVIAGSKHEILQEQDRYRAQFWAAFDAFVPGTPLFG from the coding sequence ATGACGCTTGTCTCGATCCCCTCGAACCCGGTTCCCGACGACGTCGTCACCGGCACGATCAAGACGCCCGACGGCGCCGAGCTGCGTTTTGCGCGCTGGGCCCCGCCGGCAGGCCGCAAGGGCACGGTCTGCGTCTTCACCGGCCGCGCCGAGCAGATCGAGAAATATTTCGAGACGGTGCGCGACCTGCGCGATCGCGGCTTCGCGGTCGCGATGATCGACTGGCGCGGCCAGGGCCATTCCTCGCGCCGCCTGCGCGATCCCCGCAAGGGCTATGTGCGCGATTTCTCCGACTACGAGACCGACGTCGAGACGTTCGTGCAGCAGGTGGTGCTGCCCGACTGCCCGCCGCCTTTTTTTGCACTCGCCCATTCCATGGGCGGCGCGGTGATGCTGCGCGTGGCACATGCGGGCAAGCGCTGGTTCGACCGTATGGTGCTGTCGGCGCCGATGATCGACCTGCCGGGCCGCCGCACCTCGTTTCCGGTGCGCACTCTTCTGCGGGTGATGCGGCTGGTGGGGCAGGGCGGCCGCTACGTGCCCGGCGGCAACGACCAGATCGTCGGCGTGGAGTCCTTCGTCAACAATCCCTTGACCAGCGACCCCGTGCGCTATGCGCGGAACGCCGCGATCCTGGAGGAGGACCCGACGCTTGGCATCGCCGCGCCGACGGTGGCCTGGGCCGACACCGCGTTCCGCGCCATGCACGGCTTCCGCGCGATGGACTATCCTTCGCAGATCCGCCAGCCGATCCTGATGCTGGCGGCAAGCAACGACAGCATCGTGTCCACCGCGGCGATCGAGGAGTTCGCCTATCATCTGCGCGCCGGCTCGCACCTCGTGATCGCCGGCTCCAAGCACGAGATCCTGCAGGAGCAGGACCGCTATCGCGCGCAGTTCTGGGCCGCCTTCGACGCCTTCGTGCCGGGCACGCCGCTGTTCGGCTGA
- a CDS encoding LysE family translocator — MDTLGIHDLWLFLLSGVLLNITPGPDTAYVLGRSAQFGWRGGAAAALGISAGCLVHVLAASIGLSALLMASSTAFGLIKWAGAAYLCYVGITMLLSRRREQDCAEAGLAPAMSPGTVFWQGALTNILNPKVALFFLAFLPQFVSSDAPHQAAAFALLGLIFITTGTAWCLMLAAFAARAIGRIRRADRATLWVNRALGSLFIYLGARIALLQAK; from the coding sequence ATGGATACACTCGGCATCCACGATCTCTGGCTTTTCCTGCTCTCCGGCGTGCTGCTCAACATCACGCCGGGGCCCGACACCGCCTATGTTCTTGGACGCAGCGCGCAGTTCGGCTGGCGCGGCGGCGCGGCCGCGGCGCTCGGCATCTCGGCCGGCTGTCTTGTCCATGTGCTGGCGGCCTCGATCGGGCTATCGGCGCTGCTGATGGCCTCGTCGACCGCCTTCGGCCTGATCAAATGGGCGGGGGCGGCCTATCTCTGCTATGTCGGCATCACCATGCTGCTGTCGCGCCGGCGCGAGCAGGACTGCGCGGAGGCCGGCCTCGCGCCCGCGATGTCGCCGGGCACCGTGTTCTGGCAGGGCGCGCTGACCAACATCCTCAATCCGAAAGTGGCGCTGTTCTTCCTCGCCTTCCTGCCGCAATTCGTGTCGTCTGACGCGCCACACCAGGCGGCGGCTTTCGCGCTGCTCGGGCTGATCTTCATCACCACCGGCACGGCCTGGTGCCTCATGCTTGCCGCGTTCGCGGCGAGAGCGATCGGCCGCATCCGCCGCGCTGACCGCGCGACGCTGTGGGTCAACCGCGCGCTCGGCAGTCTCTTCATCTATCTCGGCGCCCGCATCGCGCTGCTTCAGGCGAAGTAG